The genomic window TGCGTTATTGCTTGAATCAAAGCTGGGAAGCTCTTGTAAGATAGATTTTGCCGAAACTTACAATGAGGCCAAGGAGATGGTTTCTAAAAAGATGTACGATCTTCTGATTATTGATATCGATATCCCTCAGAGTATTTTCAAAGCAATGGTAAAAGAGCTTAAAAAGAAGCAGAAGCAGTTAAAAATTTTAATATTTTCTACGTATGAAGAAAATGTTGGAATCCAGTACATAGAAGAAGGAGCAGCGGGGTATCTCAATAAAGGAGCATCGGAATCTGAGATCCTGATGGTGGTAAAATCCATATTTGAAGAAGGATATTATTATACCGTAAATATGATGAAAAAGCTGGTGTCTCACTCCACCGAGTCTCATTCTGTGGAAAGGCTTTCCAAAAGGGAGTTTCAGATATTCAAGCTTTTGGCGGAAGGCAACGGAAATATAGAAATATCGAATATTTTGAATCTGAAAATGTCTACGATAAGCACTTACAAGAAAAAGATTTTTGAAAAACTGAATGTGAAAAATGTTGTAGACCTCGTGAGAATTTATGATGATATGCATTAAGATAGAGAAACCCAGTGAATTTTTTTCGCTGGGTTTTGTTTTATTTTAAAATAATACGGATGTTGAATTTGTTAAAAATATCAATAATTTTATCAAAATTTTTCTTTAAAAGTTTTTTACTTCTTTCATGATTATGCCATGTGATTTCTGCAATTGATTTTACTCCAAAATCCCCGCATAAACAATCGTATAGAGCAGATAATTGTCTACCGAAATATCCTGCAATTCCATTCACTTCTTCGCCCAGTGTACAAAACAATTCATCCAAATTGTGAAAATTATTTCCATCAAGCTGGATGATAATATTTTCCCTATCAATTTCCGGTCTTCTCACACATCCTGTGAAAACGAGCCAGCCTTGCAATTCATCTTTATCAAGTTTTTTCCATGTATTTTTTTCGGTAATCTCATTGTTAAGGTACATTTTCCATGCTTTAAGAAAACCTTTTGGAGGATGCCATACATATCCGTTTAATGTGATGTTGTTCTTTTTAGATTTAATGATTCGAACTTTA from Chryseobacterium wanjuense includes these protein-coding regions:
- a CDS encoding response regulator transcription factor, with the protein product MKNILIADGHYVVRTGTALLLESKLGSSCKIDFAETYNEAKEMVSKKMYDLLIIDIDIPQSIFKAMVKELKKKQKQLKILIFSTYEENVGIQYIEEGAAGYLNKGASESEILMVVKSIFEEGYYYTVNMMKKLVSHSTESHSVERLSKREFQIFKLLAEGNGNIEISNILNLKMSTISTYKKKIFEKLNVKNVVDLVRIYDDMH
- a CDS encoding barstar family protein codes for the protein MFAFSLDTGEETEIITYIDDAKNLESNETNLGYRELRLINVHDVEKLKYEIEKATKLYDNNGYIHMLDKDKSIVTSTFISKVRIIKSKKNNITLNGYVWHPPKGFLKAWKMYLNNEITEKNTWKKLDKDELQGWLVFTGCVRRPEIDRENIIIQLDGNNFHNLDELFCTLGEEVNGIAGYFGRQLSALYDCLCGDFGVKSIAEITWHNHERSKKLLKKNFDKIIDIFNKFNIRIILK